A genomic region of Trifolium pratense cultivar HEN17-A07 linkage group LG3, ARS_RC_1.1, whole genome shotgun sequence contains the following coding sequences:
- the LOC123915317 gene encoding uncharacterized protein LOC123915317, translating to MAAEVDWSELPNDLLNLISERLDNEIDLIHFRSICSTWRSSSTPHHHSNILPFKFPLLKYVNSDDNHSTSYDSMIFHDTNFQFSNIINNTKIPFRYLTKRSIFLIKPQQQQQDQTLVHRPWLIRVTKNSSGKNKLYESSLFPFQCPSPYPFELDLNKLFVRHLGTDFILDESLRYDYVYPKKVIALTLTPLVLAILLDNGHLVRLHCKDGRWTEIPDKDMRHLQLDMSHEVFSGERSGFLIESEGELLLVAIIYEYFENSLWILILRLDENKKMVQLTSLGDRILFVGNGCSFSASTSDLSVSKGNCVIFMDNVFFKKNKICGMCVFDLDQGLLSLLSEYPEYHNLFWPPPKWIVKSCMRKTGKKNWSQLPTDILILISERIDNEIDLIRFRSICSNWRSSSIPIHHTNILPFKFPIPKLPFAIDSINKNTSFRYLSKRSIFLIKPQQQDQTLIRPWLIKITQNSSGKAKLSQSSLISIHKTNSLAFHFPYMLDFNKLSVLNLGCEFIVEEDSQYRTDCIYPEKVIVATTFHGSKPLVLSMIRSYQCLILVRCSDGHCSVFPDVSTFIADICLFKQRIYAVNRIGRTVIVGLEEEEDDSSVQLVAEPLVDSGDMKYLVESEGKLLLVDIDHDNLRIDVFMLDDKGRKWVKLKNLRDRVLFLGDGCSFSASASDLCVPKGNCVIFMNNIFFFSYMKMEYGMSIFHLDQGHRQLSPLYRHPEYFKLFWPPPEWIVKSCIPS from the exons ATGGCGGCCGAGGTAGACTGGTCTGAACTGCCAAATGATCTTCTAAATCTAATATCGGAACGACTCGACAACGAAATCGATCTCATTCACTTCCGATCAATTTGTTCCACATGGCGCTCTTCTTCCACCCCACATCACCATAGCAACATTTTACCCTTCAAATTTCCACTCCTTAAATATGTTAATTCCGACGACAATCACTCTACTTCCTATGATTCCATGATCTTCCATGACACCAACTTTCAATTTTCTAATATTATCAACAACACCAAAATTCCATTCCGTTACCTCACCAAACGCAGTATCTTCCTCATCAagccacaacaacaacaacaagatcAAACCCTAGTTCATCGTCCTTGGTTGATTAGAGTTACCAAAAATTCATCTGGAAAAAACAAACTATATGAATCCTCACTCTTCCCATTTCAATGTCCTTCCCCTTATCCTTTCGAGCTCGACTTGAACAAATTATTTGTCCGCCATTTAGGAACTGATTTCATCCTTGACGAAAGCTTGCGCTATGACTACGTGTACCCTAAAAAGGTCATTGCTCTTACACTTACACCTCTCGTTCTCGCCATCTTACTCGATAACGGCCATCTGGTAAGATTGCACTGCAAGGATGGGCGTTGGACAGAGATCCCCGACAA GGATATGAGACATTTACAGTTGGACATGTCACATGAGGTCTTTAGTGGAGAACGCTCAGGTTTCCTAATAGAGAGTGAGGGTGAGCTGTTGCTAGTGGCCATTATTTACGAGTATTTCGAGAATTCTTTATGGATTCTTATATTGAGGCTTGATGAGAATAAGAAAATGGTGCAATTAACGAGTTTGGGGGATAGGATTTTGTTCGTGGGAAATGGATGTTCGTTTTCTGCCTCTACTTCGGATTTGTCTGTTTCCAAAGGGAATTGTGTCATCTTTATGGACAATGTCTTCTTCAAGAAAAACAAGATATGTGGCATGTGTGTTTTTGACTTGGATCAAGGTCTGCTTTCTCTTTTGAGTGAATATCCAGAGTATCACAACTTGTTCTGGCCACCTCCAAAGTGGATTGTCAAAAGCTGCATGCGGAAAACTGGAAAGAAGA ACTGGTCTCAACTGCCTACCGATATTCTTATTCTGATATCGGAACGAATCGACAATGAAATCGATCTCATTCGCTTCCGATCAATTTGTTCCAATTGGCGCTCTTCTTCAATCCCAATTCACCATACCAACATTTTACCCTTCAAATTTCCAATCCCTAAACTACCATTCGCCATTGATTCCATCAACAAAAACACTTCGTTCCGCTACCTCTCCAAACGCAGTATCTTCCTCATCAAACCACAACAACAAGATCAAACCCTAATTCGTCCTTGGTTGATAAAGATTACTCAAAACTCATCTGGTAAAGCCAAATTATCACAATCCTCACTCATCTCAATCCACAAAACTAACTCTCTTGCTTTTCATTTTCCTTACATGCTTGATTTCAACAAACTCTCTGTTCTCAATTTGGGATGCGAGTTCATAGTCGAAGAAGATTCGCAATATCGCACTGATTGTATATACCCTGAAAAGGTCATTGTTGCTACTACTTTCCATGGTAGTAAACCTCTCGTTCTCAGCATGATCAGAAGTTATCAGTGTTTGATACTTGTTCGTTGTAGCGACGGACATTGTAGCGTGTTCCCGGATGTGTCAACGTTCATTGCAGACATTTGCCTTTTCAAACAGAGGATTTATGCGGTCAATAGAATTGGTCGGACAGTTATCGTTGGactggaggaggaggaggacgACTCGAGTGTTCAGTTAGTGGCTGAACCTTTGGTTGATAGTGGGGACATGAAATACTTAGTGGAGAGTGAGGGTAAGTTGTTGTTGGTGGATATTGATCATGATAATTTAAGGATTGATGTGTTTATGCTTGATGATAAAGGGAGGAAGTGGGTGAAGTTGAAGAATTTAAGGGATAGGGTTTTGTTCTTGGGAGATGGATGTTCATTTTCTGCTTCTGCTTCGGATTTGTGTGTTCCCAAAGGGAATTGTGTGATctttatgaataatatttttttcttttcttatatgaAAATGGAGTATGGAATGAGTATTTTTCACTTG
- the LOC123912699 gene encoding putative F-box protein At5g60060 isoform X3, giving the protein MCCLVKHNIFLIKPTTIPIPIQHQPQKILQPLLIRIGPNVKGKTRLWNPLNLDEHLPFHFPHEVVVFDFNHISIVDLGQVFVFQPSDSLQYDPYDKVVAATYPGEQQPHIVTYDYWREPCMFRPGDDGWMKIPKLSSCSLGDICNFKGRTCVLHKEEDRAETFMVGPELSVDLVAAELLCVGQSRLCVVESELLLVDTSSCDYDVSIDVYRLDEKKRKWVELTNLGDRVLFLGKKCSFSASASDLGFARGNCVINIDVSDLGCGICDFNLDENEMLPLSDYPNYFKLLVASGLDRHELHLEREFDEDEESEDEDEECEDEEDGESEDEEDGEEEK; this is encoded by the exons ATGTGTTGCCTCGTAAAACACAACATTTTTCTCATCAAACCAACCACAATCCCAATCCCAATCCAACACCAACCTCAAAAAATACTCCAACCCTTGTTGATCAGAATCGGTCCAAATGTAAAGGGTAAAACCCGCCTCTGGAATCCCCTCAATCTTGACGAACATTTACCTTTCCATTTCCCTCATGAAGTCGTCGTCTTCGACTTCAATCACATCTCCATCGTCGATCTCGGACAAGTGTTCGTGTTCCAACCCAGCGACTCACTTCAATATGATCCATATGATAAAGTCGTAGCTGCCACGTATCCGGGGGAACAACAACCTCACATTGTCACATACGACTACTGGCGGGAGCCGTGTATGTTCCGGCCTGGGGACGATGGTTGGATGAAGATCCCCAAGCTTTCAAGCTGCAGCTTAGGAGACATCTGCAATTTTAAAGGGCGGACTTGTGTGCTACACAAGGAAGAGGATAGGGCTGAGACTTTTATGGTTGGACCGGAGTTAAGCGTTGATTTGGTGGCAGCTGAGCTATTGTGTGTTGGCCAGAGTAGATTATGTGTGGTTGAGAGTGAGTTGTTGTTAGTGGATACGTCTTCTTGTGATTATGATGTATCGATTGATGTGTATAGGCTCGATGAGAAGAAGAGAAAGTGGGTGGAGTTGACAAATTTAGGAGATAGGGTTTTGTTCTTGGGGAAAAAATGTTCATTTTCTGCTTCTGCTTCCGATTTGGGTTTTGCCAGAGGGAATTGTGTGATCAATATCGATGTGAGTGACCTCGGTTGTGGAATTTGTGATTTCAACTTGGATGAAAATGAGATGTTGCCTTTGTCTGATTATCCCAAttatttcaaattacttgtggCTTCTGGATTGGATCGTCACGAGCTGCATTTGGAAAGAGA atttgatgaagatgaagaaagtgaagatgaagatgaagaatgtgaagatgaagaagatggagaaagtgaagatgaagaagatggaGAGGAAGAAAAGTAA
- the LOC123912699 gene encoding putative F-box/kelch-repeat protein At5g24040 isoform X1: protein MAEPDWSQLPTELLQLISKKLNSEFYLLRFRSVCSTWRSSIPNFRPNHFLPLKLPKPFGTDGNNNDSICYLVKHNIFLIKPTTIPIPIQHQPRKILQPLLIRIGPNVKGKIQLWHPLDLDQRLPFHFPDEVVVFDFNHISIVDLGQVFVLQPSDSFQNDRYDKVVAATYPGEQQPHIVTYDYLRDPCMFRPGDDGWMNIPNVSLSECYFGDICNFKGRTCVVDRVEEMAETVMVGPDLSVDLVEAELLCPGQLRLCVVESELLLVDTNSGDYDAWIDVYRLDEKKKKWVELSNLGDRVLFLGKKCSFSASASDLGFAKGNCVINMNVSDLGCGICDLNDENKMLPLSDYPDYFNLLAASGLYGEELHWENGFDEDEESEDEDEECEDEEDGESEDEEDGEEEK from the exons ATGGCTGAGCCTGACTGGTCTCAGCTTCCAACGGAACTTCTTCAACTCATATCCAAAAAACTGAACAGT GAATTCTATCTTCTTCGCTTTCGTTCTGTCTGTTCCACATGGCGCTCTTCCATCCCAAACTTCCGTCCCAACCACTTCTTACCGTTGAAGCTTCCAAAACCCTTCGGAACCGACGGCAACAACAACGATTCCATATGCTACCTCGTAAAACACAACATCTTTCTCATCAAACCAACCACAATCCCAATCCCAATCCAACACCAACCTCGAAAAATTCTCCAACCCTTGTTGATCAGAATAGGTCCAAATGTAAAGGGTAAAATTCAACTCTGGCATCCACTCGATCTTGACCAACGTTTACCTTTCCATTTCCCTGATGAAGTCGTCGTCTTCGACTTCAATCACATCTCGATCGTCGATCTCGGACAAGTATTCGTGCTCCAACCCAGCGACTCATTTCAAAATGATCGATATGATAAAGTCGTAGCTGCCACGTATCCGGGGGAACAACAACCTCACATTGTCACATACGACTACTTGCGGGATCCATGTATGTTCCGGCCTGGGGATGATGGTTGGATGAATATCCCTAATGTTTCACTTTCAGAGTGCTACTTTGGAGACATCTGCAATTTTAAAGGGCGAACTTGTGTGGTAGACAGGGTAGAAGAGATGGCTGAGACTGTTATGGTTGGACCGGACTTAAGCGTTGATTTGGTGGAAGCTGAGCTATTGTGTCCTGGCCAGCTTAGATTATGTGTGGTTGAGAGTGAGTTGTTGTTAGTGGATACGAATTCTGGTGATTATGATGCATGGATTGATGTGTATAGGCTcgatgagaagaagaaaaagtggGTGGAGTTGTCAAATTTAGGAGATAGGGTTTTGTTCTTGGGGAAAAAATGTTCATTTTCTGCTTCTGCTTCCGATTTGGGTTTTGCCAAAGGGAATTGTGTGATCAATATGAATGTGAGTGACCTCGGTTGTGGAATTTGTGATTTAAACGATGAAAATAAGATGTTGCCTTTGTCTGATTATCCTGATTATTTCAACTTACTTGCTGCTTCTGGATTGTATGGTGAAGAGCTGCATTGGGAAAATGG atttgatgaagatgaagaaagtgaagatgaagatgaagaatgtgaagatgaagaagatggagaaagtgaagatgaagaagatggaGAGGAAGAAAAGTAA
- the LOC123912699 gene encoding putative F-box protein At5g60060 isoform X2: MCCLVKHNIFLIKPTTIPIPIQHQPQKILQPLLIRIGPNVKGKTRLWNPLNLDEHLPFHFPHEVVVFDFNHISIVDLGQVFVFQPSDSLQYDPYDKVVAATYPGEQQPHIVTYDYWREPCMFRPGDDGWMKIPKLSSCSLGDICNFKGRTCVLHKEEDRAETFMVGPELSVDLVAAELLCVGQSRLCVVESELLLVDTSSCDYDVSIDVYRLDEKKRKWVELTNLGDRVLFLGKKCSFSASASDLGFARGNCVINIDVSDLGCGICDFNLDENEMLPLSDYPNYFKLLVASGLDRHELHLEREFDEDEESKMKMKKVKRKKMEKVKKKKVKRKKSKEF; this comes from the exons ATGTGTTGCCTCGTAAAACACAACATTTTTCTCATCAAACCAACCACAATCCCAATCCCAATCCAACACCAACCTCAAAAAATACTCCAACCCTTGTTGATCAGAATCGGTCCAAATGTAAAGGGTAAAACCCGCCTCTGGAATCCCCTCAATCTTGACGAACATTTACCTTTCCATTTCCCTCATGAAGTCGTCGTCTTCGACTTCAATCACATCTCCATCGTCGATCTCGGACAAGTGTTCGTGTTCCAACCCAGCGACTCACTTCAATATGATCCATATGATAAAGTCGTAGCTGCCACGTATCCGGGGGAACAACAACCTCACATTGTCACATACGACTACTGGCGGGAGCCGTGTATGTTCCGGCCTGGGGACGATGGTTGGATGAAGATCCCCAAGCTTTCAAGCTGCAGCTTAGGAGACATCTGCAATTTTAAAGGGCGGACTTGTGTGCTACACAAGGAAGAGGATAGGGCTGAGACTTTTATGGTTGGACCGGAGTTAAGCGTTGATTTGGTGGCAGCTGAGCTATTGTGTGTTGGCCAGAGTAGATTATGTGTGGTTGAGAGTGAGTTGTTGTTAGTGGATACGTCTTCTTGTGATTATGATGTATCGATTGATGTGTATAGGCTCGATGAGAAGAAGAGAAAGTGGGTGGAGTTGACAAATTTAGGAGATAGGGTTTTGTTCTTGGGGAAAAAATGTTCATTTTCTGCTTCTGCTTCCGATTTGGGTTTTGCCAGAGGGAATTGTGTGATCAATATCGATGTGAGTGACCTCGGTTGTGGAATTTGTGATTTCAACTTGGATGAAAATGAGATGTTGCCTTTGTCTGATTATCCCAAttatttcaaattacttgtggCTTCTGGATTGGATCGTCACGAGCTGCATTTGGAAAGAGA atttgatgaagatgaagaaagtaagatgaagatgaagaaagtgaagaggaagaagatggagaaagtgaagaagaagaaagtgaagAGGAAGAAAAGTAAAGAGTTTTGA